The following DNA comes from Acidobacteriota bacterium.
TGGCCGGCGCGCCGCGAGCGCGCCAATTGCGCGACGCGGCTGTCCGGGTCGGACAGGTCGCCGAAGACGAGCGCCGTTGCCGGACAGGCCTGCGCGCACGCCGGCGTGACGTCGCCATCGCGAAGCTCGCGCTGCTCGGCCTTCGCCTGGATCCCGCCCGCCTTGATCCGCTGCACGCAGAACGTGCACTTCTCCATCACACCGACCTCGCGGACCGACACGTCGGGATTCAACTGGAGGTGCAGCGGCTTGTCCCAGACCGGATTGAAGAAGTTGAAGAACCGGACGTTGTACGGGCACGCATTCGCGCAGTAGCGCGTGCCGATGCAGCGGTTGTAGACCTGCGCGTTGAGCCCATCGCTGGTGTGATGGCTCGCATACGTCGGACAGACGGGCTCGCACGGCGCCGCGTCGCACTGCTGGCAGAAGACCGGTACGAACCTGACGCGGAGATCGGGAAACTCCCCTTCGACGTATCGCTCCACGCGCATCCAGTGCACGGCGCGTCCCCGCGCGGCCTCGTCCTCGCCGGCCGTCGGCACGTTGTTCTCGGCGCGGCAGGCGGCGACGCAGGCTGCACAGCCCGTGCAGCGATCCAGATCGACGACCATCCCCCAGCGATGTGGCATATGGTGTGTCCCAGGTCCGGCTATCTCGGTTCGTGCTCGTACGGCCGCTCGCGCAGGCCTCCCGCAAACAGGACCAGCCGGCCTGCCGCGACGTGCCGCACGAGCACGCGCGTCGCCGCCCACGCCAGCGTGCCGGTCTCCGGCTCGACCATCGGCGCAAGCATGCTCACCGGGCTCGCGCCCCGCCCGCTCGCGTACCGCGTGAAGTGAGCGTGCCCCTGGCCGACCGGCATCGCGACCACGTCAGGGG
Coding sequences within:
- a CDS encoding 4Fe-4S dicluster domain-containing protein, with translation MPHRWGMVVDLDRCTGCAACVAACRAENNVPTAGEDEAARGRAVHWMRVERYVEGEFPDLRVRFVPVFCQQCDAAPCEPVCPTYASHHTSDGLNAQVYNRCIGTRYCANACPYNVRFFNFFNPVWDKPLHLQLNPDVSVREVGVMEKCTFCVQRIKAGGIQAKAEQRELRDGDVTPACAQACPATALVFGDLSDPDSRVAQLARSRRAGHLLEDLGTLPKVIYLTRDSSDDAASR